Sequence from the Curtobacterium sp. MCLR17_007 genome:
AGTCGATGACCACGAGCTTGAGGTTGTGCTGCTGCTTGAGTCGACGGCACTTGGCGCGGATCTCGACCAGCGTCATGTTGGGGGAGTCGTCGATGAAGAACGGGGCGTCGTTGATGCGTCCGCGGGTCTGCGCGATGGTGGTCCAGTCGCGCGAGTCCACGGTGCCCTTGCGCATGTTCTGCAGGGGCACGCTGGTCTCGGCGGAGAGCAGACGCATCGCGATCTCGGCGCGGCCCATCTCGAGCGAGAAGAACGCGGCGGTCTGGTCGTGCTTGACGGCAGCGGCACGGCACAGGTCGAGCGCGAGCGTCGACTTTCCCAGTGCGGGTCGCGCGGCGATGATGATGAGCTGCCCGGGGTGGAAGCCGTTGGTCAGGCCGTCGAGCTGCGCGAACCCGGTCGGCACGCCGGTCATCTGCCCGTCACGGCCCTTGGCGGCTTCGATCTCGTCGATGGCGGCCGAGATCGCCTCGGTCAGGGGGACGTAGTCCTCGGTCTGCACCCCGCCCGCGACGTTGTAGACCTCGGCCTGGGCGCTGTTGACCAGGTCGGTGACTTCACCCTCGGACGCGTAGCCCATCTGCACGATGCGGGTGCCGGCGTCGACGAGACGCCGCAGCACCGCCTTCTCGGCGACGATGGCGGCGTAGTACCCGGCGTTGGCCGCGGTCGGCACCATGCTCGTGACGCTGTGCAGGTACTCGGCGCCGCCGGCTCGGGACAGCAGACCGGTCTTGGTCAGTTCGTCCGTGACGGCG
This genomic interval carries:
- the dnaB gene encoding replicative DNA helicase — its product is MERTPPHDLLAEQSTIGGMLLSKDAVADVIETARGVDFYIPKHEVIFDAILSLYSHGEPTDVIAVTDELTKTGLLSRAGGAEYLHSVTSMVPTAANAGYYAAIVAEKAVLRRLVDAGTRIVQMGYASEGEVTDLVNSAQAEVYNVAGGVQTEDYVPLTEAISAAIDEIEAAKGRDGQMTGVPTGFAQLDGLTNGFHPGQLIIIAARPALGKSTLALDLCRAAAVKHDQTAAFFSLEMGRAEIAMRLLSAETSVPLQNMRKGTVDSRDWTTIAQTRGRINDAPFFIDDSPNMTLVEIRAKCRRLKQQHNLKLVVIDYLQLMTSGKKVESRQQEVSEFSRALKLMAKELQVPVIALSQLNRGPEQRADKKPMISDLRESGSIEQDADMVILLHRESAYEKDNPRQGEADLIVAKHRNGPTDTITVAFHGMFSRFVDMPQ